In a single window of the Candidatus Gorgyraea atricola genome:
- the pilQ gene encoding type IV pilus secretin PilQ has translation MKELKCLVIFVVLFFGITGLVFAEDAEQAETPPQTGMLAAGEVSTLPGNVTLDFKDADITNVLRILSYKSGINIVAGKDVTGPVTIRLTDVPWEKALDVILRTYGYTYEREGNIIRVTTTENLAKEELATEVFSLNYANAGDVPAVIEEMLSDRGSVKFDERANLVIVTDIPTNIYKIKQVIEKIDKRTQQVNIEAKIIETTLDKDDKLGIRWTSQISASGASRPITAPWHTGDYGGHFYPDGDSSAEAGTNVGTFVNNPASAFPLALPSNYTFGTLSFASFQAVLEVLKSRANTKIISNPRITTLDNQEARIVVATTFSIPTYERDDSTGRIEVTGYDEKELGITLSVTPQINPAGYIVVNMEPEVSSFITWDTFTSGSGSIQAPRFSTRKASTQVMVKDGDTIVVGGLIREQIIDRVYKIPILGDIPILSLLFKKKEKEVDTTDLLFFITVNIVNPDSSTAVAVTK, from the coding sequence ATGAAAGAATTAAAATGTCTTGTTATTTTTGTCGTTTTATTTTTTGGAATTACAGGGCTGGTTTTTGCAGAAGATGCTGAACAGGCCGAGACGCCGCCGCAGACAGGTATGTTAGCTGCTGGTGAGGTGAGTACATTGCCCGGCAATGTGACCCTGGATTTTAAAGACGCTGACATCACAAATGTACTCAGGATACTTTCCTATAAGAGCGGCATAAACATTGTTGCTGGCAAGGATGTTACAGGGCCTGTGACTATAAGGCTGACAGATGTGCCGTGGGAAAAGGCATTGGATGTCATACTCAGGACTTACGGCTATACATACGAGCGAGAGGGGAATATTATTCGAGTTACTACGACAGAAAACCTGGCAAAGGAAGAGCTCGCGACAGAGGTATTCTCGCTTAATTATGCAAACGCAGGGGATGTGCCAGCAGTAATAGAAGAGATGCTGAGCGACAGGGGGAGCGTGAAGTTTGATGAACGAGCAAACCTGGTAATAGTGACAGACATCCCTACGAATATATACAAGATCAAGCAGGTCATAGAAAAGATCGACAAGCGCACACAACAGGTGAACATAGAGGCCAAGATCATAGAGACAACACTTGATAAAGACGACAAGCTCGGCATTAGATGGACATCACAGATAAGCGCGAGCGGGGCATCGCGGCCCATAACAGCGCCGTGGCATACTGGAGACTACGGGGGCCATTTTTATCCTGACGGAGATTCTAGCGCAGAGGCAGGCACAAACGTTGGAACATTTGTGAATAATCCTGCGTCTGCTTTTCCTTTGGCCTTGCCAAGTAATTATACTTTTGGCACACTTAGTTTTGCCTCTTTTCAGGCAGTGCTCGAGGTATTGAAGTCCAGGGCAAACACAAAGATAATCTCAAACCCAAGGATAACGACCTTGGATAATCAGGAAGCAAGGATAGTGGTTGCGACTACATTTAGCATACCGACTTATGAACGTGACGATTCTACAGGCAGGATAGAAGTCACTGGGTATGACGAGAAAGAACTGGGTATTACTCTTTCAGTTACGCCTCAGATAAATCCAGCGGGTTATATCGTTGTTAACATGGAACCAGAGGTATCGTCTTTTATAACATGGGATACCTTTACAAGTGGCTCAGGAAGTATTCAGGCCCCGAGATTTTCTACGCGCAAGGCCTCAACACAGGTCATGGTAAAAGATGGAGATACAATAGTTGTAGGAGGACTTATAAGAGAGCAGATAATAGACAGGGTGTACAAGATTCCGATCCTGGGGGATATACCTATATTGAGTTTATTGTTTAAGAAAAAAGAAAAAGAGGTCGATACTACTGACCTTTTATTTTTTATAACAGTTAACATAGTCAATCCTGATTCCAGCACTGCGGTCGCAGTAACTAAATGA
- the pilO gene encoding type 4a pilus biogenesis protein PilO: MELKEKQKLYILFGIFGIAALVIYFNLLLKPQFRSFIANNREYCAVRVRVRNSENLITNEARIKKQHDELSKQVRLSEQQLAGHDEIAVLLEDFSSVAESSGVKILRIKPLETLDNISQAGGLYSEFPILIEARGGYHQCGVFVNNLESMTTFIRIDDVDIKGRSEDPRRHDIRLRVSTYITKTL; this comes from the coding sequence ATGGAGCTTAAAGAAAAACAAAAACTATATATACTTTTTGGGATTTTTGGAATTGCAGCGCTTGTGATTTATTTTAATCTTCTACTGAAACCGCAGTTTAGAAGTTTTATCGCGAATAACAGGGAGTACTGCGCAGTAAGGGTCAGAGTAAGAAACTCTGAGAATTTGATTACAAATGAGGCCAGGATAAAAAAACAACATGATGAGTTAAGCAAGCAGGTGAGGCTTTCCGAGCAGCAGCTGGCTGGCCATGATGAGATAGCTGTCCTGCTCGAGGATTTTTCCAGCGTAGCGGAGTCTTCGGGCGTAAAGATACTCAGGATCAAGCCCCTTGAGACGCTGGACAATATTTCTCAGGCAGGCGGGCTTTATTCTGAGTTCCCGATTTTGATAGAGGCAAGAGGAGGTTATCATCAGTGCGGCGTATTTGTGAACAATCTTGAAAGCATGACTACGTTCATAAGGATAGACGATGTGGACATAAAGGGTAGGTCTGAAGATCCCAGGCGTCATGACATAAGGTTAAGGGTCAGTACATATATTACAAAGACACTATGA
- a CDS encoding TIGR03936 family radical SAM-associated protein, translating into MKLEATFCKRGDLRYISHLDIVRLFQRSVRRASLPVSLSQGFSPHYKISFGQALKLGVESESEKAGFSLDKWIEPDEFMNRINGKLPEEVRIVECRKRF; encoded by the coding sequence ATGAAGTTAGAGGCGACGTTCTGCAAAAGAGGCGATCTAAGGTATATTTCCCACCTGGACATTGTAAGGCTTTTTCAGAGATCTGTGAGAAGGGCCTCTCTTCCGGTTAGCCTGAGTCAGGGTTTTTCCCCTCATTATAAAATAAGTTTTGGGCAGGCGTTAAAGTTGGGTGTTGAAAGCGAAAGCGAAAAGGCGGGTTTTTCTTTAGATAAATGGATCGAACCGGACGAATTTATGAATAGGATCAATGGAAAATTACCTGAGGAAGTGAGGATAGTAGAGTGCAGAAAGAGATTTTAA